One Fuerstiella marisgermanici DNA window includes the following coding sequences:
- a CDS encoding IS3 family transposase — protein MADVYAAVEAIVQEGHGNVAEVCRHLGVNRTSFYAWQTAEPTIFEEQDAQLAPLIRVIFKCHRRRYGARRIAEDLKEMGLPCDRRKVSNVMKALKLKAIQPKSFVPKTTDSRHRLGYSPNLLLDADAPTTINQIWVGDITYIPLTDGTFCYMAMLMDLFSRRIVGWHLDNNMTEQLVLKALRSSIKERQPDVGLIHHTDRGGQYAGNEYRSILRRAAITQSMSRADNCYDNASMESCFGTIKNELEMTDYQSKAEARREMSKYVRYYVHERRHSSLDYRSPAQFEQIINLPK, from the coding sequence ATAGCTGACGTCTATGCGGCCGTTGAAGCGATTGTTCAGGAAGGTCATGGAAACGTGGCCGAAGTCTGTCGTCATCTCGGTGTGAACCGAACTTCGTTTTATGCCTGGCAGACTGCTGAGCCCACGATCTTTGAAGAACAGGATGCTCAACTGGCTCCGTTGATAAGAGTCATCTTTAAGTGTCACCGCCGCCGCTACGGGGCTCGTCGCATTGCCGAAGACCTCAAGGAAATGGGACTTCCCTGTGATCGCAGGAAGGTCTCGAATGTCATGAAAGCCCTTAAATTAAAGGCAATTCAGCCGAAGTCGTTCGTTCCAAAAACGACAGACAGCCGTCATCGACTGGGCTATTCGCCGAACCTGTTGCTCGATGCGGACGCCCCAACAACGATCAATCAAATTTGGGTTGGAGACATTACCTACATCCCGCTGACTGACGGGACGTTTTGCTACATGGCGATGCTGATGGATCTGTTTTCCCGGCGGATCGTTGGTTGGCATCTGGATAACAACATGACGGAACAGCTGGTCCTCAAAGCACTGCGTTCGAGCATCAAAGAACGACAGCCTGACGTTGGATTGATTCACCACACGGATCGAGGCGGCCAGTACGCTGGCAATGAATACCGATCAATTCTTCGTCGGGCAGCAATCACACAAAGCATGAGCCGTGCTGACAACTGTTATGACAACGCATCCATGGAAAGCTGCTTCGGAACGATCAAGAACGAACTCGAAATGACCGATTACCAAAGCAAGGCAGAGGCAAGAAGAGAGATGTCAAAATACGTCCGCTACTACGTTCACGAACGCAGACACTCCAGCCTCGATTACAGGTCGCCAGCTCAGTTCGAACAGATCATCAATCTCCCAAAATAA
- a CDS encoding sulfatase-like hydrolase/transferase produces MAELDHRAGQVLDAIDDLNVRENTLVIWMSENGPEEIFPHNGTAGPWRGTYFTALEGSLRAPFLVRWPGKIEAGAVHNEIMHVTDLYPTLAHIAGAKIPTDRIIDGLNQFDFLSGKAKRSPREGFPVYNGDILQAYKWRNWKLHFRTQETMRSNIERPGMPRLYNLLTDPKGGVRPYRKGR; encoded by the coding sequence CTGGCGGAGTTAGACCATCGAGCGGGACAAGTGCTGGACGCGATCGACGATCTCAACGTCAGAGAGAACACGCTTGTCATCTGGATGAGCGAGAACGGGCCCGAAGAGATTTTTCCGCACAACGGAACAGCAGGTCCTTGGCGAGGCACGTACTTCACGGCTCTGGAAGGTTCCCTTCGCGCGCCTTTTCTCGTCCGTTGGCCCGGAAAGATAGAGGCCGGCGCGGTGCATAATGAGATCATGCACGTGACCGACCTCTATCCCACCCTGGCACACATCGCAGGCGCGAAGATACCAACGGATCGAATCATTGACGGCCTCAATCAATTTGATTTCCTGAGCGGCAAAGCCAAACGCTCGCCGCGCGAGGGCTTCCCTGTCTACAACGGCGATATTCTTCAGGCATACAAGTGGCGAAACTGGAAGCTTCACTTCAGGACACAGGAAACAATGCGTTCGAACATAGAGCGGCCCGGAATGCCCAGGCTTTACAACCTACTGACCGATCCAAAGGGAGGAGTACGACCTTATCGAAAAGGGAGGTGA
- a CDS encoding sulfatase-like hydrolase/transferase — protein sequence MNRKSQLTVAVLAAALSFPAIAHAHQNQPNIVVMVMDNLGWGEIGVYGGGILRGAETPRLDQFASEGMRFLNFNVETQCTPSRSALMTGRHPVRSGTTKVVWGQLYGLTQWEVTIAELLSEQGYATAMFGKWHLGDTNGRFPTDQGFDEWYGIPNTTDESLYPGGFQFDPEAVDPPYIMQGKRGQDPEKVKVYDREARRRIDAELAGKTVDFMKRSVAAERPFFAYVPFTLVHLPTLR from the coding sequence ATGAATAGAAAGTCTCAGCTAACGGTAGCTGTGCTCGCTGCTGCTCTTTCCTTTCCCGCAATAGCGCACGCCCATCAGAACCAGCCGAACATCGTCGTTATGGTGATGGACAATCTCGGTTGGGGAGAAATCGGTGTTTACGGTGGTGGAATTCTTCGTGGGGCTGAAACGCCTCGCCTCGACCAGTTCGCAAGTGAGGGGATGCGCTTCCTCAACTTCAATGTCGAGACGCAGTGCACACCTAGCCGCTCAGCACTCATGACGGGGCGTCACCCGGTTCGCTCAGGTACCACCAAGGTTGTTTGGGGCCAACTGTACGGATTAACTCAGTGGGAAGTGACTATTGCTGAATTGCTGTCCGAACAAGGATATGCCACCGCAATGTTTGGTAAGTGGCACCTGGGTGACACAAACGGTCGTTTTCCGACCGATCAAGGTTTTGACGAGTGGTACGGAATTCCCAACACCACCGATGAATCTCTGTATCCAGGCGGATTTCAGTTTGACCCCGAGGCTGTGGATCCGCCTTACATCATGCAAGGTAAACGAGGACAGGATCCAGAGAAGGTCAAAGTTTACGATCGAGAGGCGCGGCGGAGAATCGATGCCGAGTTGGCCGGGAAAACTGTGGACTTCATGAAACGTAGTGTCGCCGCCGAAAGACCATTTTTCGCTTACGTGCCCTTTACATTGGTCCACCTTCCGACGCTTCGCTGA
- a CDS encoding transposase, whose product MQLLLDGYTAPQVVDRLGISNVNVLYRWKQEQLEQSGPVASSLEAKVKDLEADLRRVERERDILKKALAIFGRNE is encoded by the coding sequence GTGCAGCTGCTTCTGGATGGGTACACGGCTCCTCAGGTTGTGGACCGGTTGGGCATTTCAAACGTCAACGTTTTGTATCGCTGGAAACAGGAGCAGCTGGAACAAAGTGGTCCAGTGGCAAGCTCTTTGGAGGCTAAGGTCAAGGACCTCGAAGCCGATCTGCGGCGTGTCGAACGTGAGAGGGACATACTAAAAAAAGCGTTGGCTATTTTCGGCCGCAACGAATAG